In the Silene latifolia isolate original U9 population chromosome 1, ASM4854445v1, whole genome shotgun sequence genome, CAAGATGCGGCGATTCACGGTACAAGAGGAGAGACAATGATAATGGTGGCAAGAAAGGCGGTCCGGCCAAGACTTTGTGGTATTTACCGATAATACCAAGGTTTAGACGTATGTTTGCTAATCGTAAAGATGTAGAGTACATGTTATGGCATCACAAAGGGAGGAATAACGATGGAAGACTGAGGCATGTGGCTGACGCTCCCCAATGGAGAACATTCGACAGGACCTTTCCAAATTTTGGTAAAGAACCAAGAAATTTGAGATTAGGACTATGCACTGACGGTATTAACCCTTTTGGAACTTTGAGTACCCAGCATAGTTGTTGGCCAGTTATGTTGATAATCTACAATATCCCCCATTGGCTTACGAATAAGAGCAAGTACATTTTGTTAACCCTTCTAATTTCTGGACCAAAACAGCCTGGAAATGACATCGATGTATACCTAGCACCCCTAATTGAAGACTTGAAGATGTTGTGGAATGATGGGGTGCAAGTATTCGATGCAGCTACCGGACTAGAGTTTCAAATGCACGCTATGCTCTACTGTACAATTAATGACTTTCCTGCTTATGGAAACCTCTCTGGTTATCGGTTAAAGACCGATAAGGGATGCCCGGTATGTTTGAATGACACCGAGTCTGATTGGTTGGAAAATAGTGGCAAATATGCATACCCGGGTAGTCGTCGGTTGCTACCGTTAGATCACGAATATCGAAAGAAGAAGAAGGCTTTTTATGGGAAAACCGAGCATAGGCCGCCGCCTTTGTTTTTGAGTGGAAAACAGTATTATAACCAAGTTAAGAATATAACTAGAGAATTCGGAAAACCATACGTACCTCCACCGGCTGGGGTATATCACACAAAGAAGTCGATATTTTGGGAACTTCCATATTGGGAGTACTTGTCTGTGAGGCATTGTATTGATGTCATGCACGTTGAGAAGAACGTGTTTGACAGTATAATTGGAACATTGTTGAACATGCCTAACAAGACTAAGGATGGGGTGAAAGCTCGAAATGACATGTTTGCTAGAGGGCGTCTTGAGCTAAAACCAATTGAGAGAGGGAAACGTATATATATTCCCCCCTCTTGCACAACTCTATCCAAGAAAGAGAAGACGGTCGTATGTGAGTCACTAAAAGGTACAAAGGTACCACATGGATATTGCTCTAACATAAGTCGGTTTGTGTCTGTGAAAGACTCTAAGTTAGTAGGCATGAAATCTCACGATTGTCATGTTATGCTTACACAAATTCTTCCGGTGGCTATTAGATCAGTATTACCTAATCATGTTAGACAAGTTATTACCAAGCTTTACCTCTTTTTTAATGCAATAAATTCCAAGGATATTGATCCTGACACCTTAGATGTGTTACAAGCTGAAGTAGTCGTGACTCTTTGTGAAATGGAAATGTATTTCCCGATATCTTTCTTTGACATTATGGTTCACTTGATTGTTCATTTAGTGAGGGAGATAAAACTTTGTGGTCCGGTGTTCCAACGAAGTATGTGGGCGATGGAGCGTGAGATGGGAACGTATAAGAGACGAATGAAAAATCGCTATCGGCCTGAAGGTAGTATTGTGGAAGCAACGATTGCTTGTGAGACAATCGAATTTTGTGTTGATTACATGGCGAATGTGCAACCTATTGGACTTCCCGGATCTCGACACGAAGGAAGACTTTTAGGGAAGGGTACTTTGGGTAAGAAGCGCATAAGAGTCGATCGTGAATGCTTTAAGAAAGCCCATATGTATGTTTTACAACATATGACAGAGGTTCATCCTTATTTAACTGAACATTTGGCATCACTAAAGCAACAAAATCCCCATAAACGTGATACTTGGTTGATGAGTGAACATAATCGAACTTTTGTGGATTGGTTTAAAGATAAGGTGATGAATGAGTTGTCTAACTCATCAAATAATGTAAGTGACAACTTACGGTGGTTAGCACATGGCCCTAAACCGAAGATAATCTCATTTGAAGGATATGATATcaatggtttttgtttttatacaAGCCGTCAAGATAGTAAGAGTACAATGCAAAACAGTGGTGTCACTGTTGTTGCATCATCAAAAGAATATGTTGGGAGGAGTAAGGATCTTGTTGACATAACAAGATCCTACTATGGGATAATTGATGATATTTGGGAACTTGAGTATGTAACATTTAATGTGCCCTTGTTTCGGTGTAAATGGGCAGATTCTAATAAGGGCGTTACTGTAGATGACATGGAATTTATTTTGGTAAATTTCAACGTTGTTGGACACATGGACGATCCCTTTATTCTTGCATCTCAAGTGAAACAAGTTTTCTACATTGAAGATCCTTTAGATAAGAGGTGGTCTGTTGTCTGTTATGGTAAAAGGCGTATTCTTGGTGTTGAGGGTGTTGCTGACGAAGAAGAGTACGATCAACTTGATGATCTTCCTCCTATTTCGGTCAAGCGTCAATCGGTACACGATATACGTGTTGAAACTTATCTGAGGGAAGATCATGATGAGGGGCTATGGTTTGATAAACCTAAATAGTTTTTCCTGAATGATGATAactttttttgttaaatttgattATACTAATttgtttatatatatttttttttacctAATTATTATATGTTTTTATATTATTTGATGAGCCAAGCATTGAAGCTGTGCTTTGGCGTATTCAACCTGTTCCAGACAATGTTACACCAGGCCACCTTAGGGAAATGCCCTTGCCTAAGCCAATCATATACCCAACATCAATAGTGTAGATCCCGTCCTTACCTCTCCAACCAGTGGCCAATAAGTTGCAGGAGCCTCTTACTAAACTGACTCCTCAAATAAGTGCTAATGCGTTTCAGTAGTTAACTGGCACAGACAACACAAGTCATCTTGCGCAATCTGTAGATGAGCTAGCTTATCCTTCAGTAAAAGTGCATTATTTGagattttattatattatttgatCGTACTGAATGTCTGACATTTTATGTATTATTTTTCATCAGGTACATAATGGCGGACACGGACAACACAATGAGCACAAATAACCAAGATTCACGCGCCAAAcgtaaaagaaaaggaaagaaaggaaaaaaagggGAGCCAAAAGAGCCTAAGTCTATTAAGTTCGATAAAGTCGATAGGCCAATAGAGTCCAAGGCCAATATTTGCTAATGATATTGGGAGAATTGTTCGCAATAATATCAAGATCATGTATCAAGATTGGTCTCTAGTACCAGAGGGCATTAAGGATACAGTATGGCAAGAGGCAAAGGTACTATAGTTAAATATGATTATTGATTTAAATTTTATTCTTACTCATttaatatttacataaaatgctGCCTTTGCCTCATTTTAATAGAAAGAATGGAACATAACTGATGAAGAGATGCGTgaaaatgttttaaaaatcgcGGGGGAACGATTGAGAGGTTGGAGGACATACATGACATCCTATTTTGTCTTCAAGACAAGAAAGCAAAGGAGAAAAGTGCCGATAAATGATCCTTCGACCATTTATGATGGGATCACGAAAGAGGATTGGGCACAGTTTGTGAGGCAGCGTATGGACGAGAAATTTCAGGTCAGATTTTTTTTTCTGTGCATAATAAGATAACATTGCAGTTATTGTTCAAATTATTTTACGAATACAAATATGGAATAAATTAATTTGCAGGAAAAGAGTAAAAAAGCAAGAGAATCCCAGAAGAATAACTTGCATCCACATTATATGGGGAGAACTGGTTATGCAGGGAAGTTGCCTCAATGGCATAAAGAAGAAGTAGAAGCAATATTGTCTAGCAATCCTGCGCAATGATCCCGTAGCAACACATAAATCATTAAACGTCTTGAGGATCGGGGTTATGCTTGGATCAAAGGTCATACTCCTTCATTAAAAATCCACCCgaatgacacaaaaattaatAGAAGAGATCGtaagtgttattttaactaacTTGTAATTTCGCTTTTCTTTTACGGGTCAATTTTTTTTTCACCTACCttttgtttaatttgttattttctTGCTGCTTATGTTATGATCCATTTAATTTTACATGAATCTGCCGCtgcttttaataataatatactTCATTTGGATGAGAACAGAAGCATTGGAAAAAGATGGAAGAAAAGGGTGAGTTTGTACCTACTCGAAAGGAAGATGTGTTGGTAAAGGCCATGGGGAAACCCGAGCACTGTGGGAGAACGAGAGGAGTAGGAAGTCGTGTTGGCATCCAATCTTATTTCGGAAAACCTACTAGTCGACGACGACCTCATGAAACTTTGTATACAGAGAATGACTTGATGATGTTTAAGGAAGAGGTgaagaaagagacgatgacacGGATGAATGACATTGTAAATCGAAAAGTGTCCGAAATTTACAAGAAGCTTAAATTGACTTTGCCTCCAGAACTTGAAAAAACTGCTCACCTAGATCAACTTGAAGAATCTACTAACCTAGATCAAAGTAGTGTTCGTTTCATTGAGCCTAATGACCCGTTTCTTGAGTTACAGTGTCACTACGCTTTTTCATAGTTCACTTATTTTCCGCTTTTAAGTTAACCTTTGTTTCACGAAACTTTTATTATTGCGCTCTGTTCCCTGTCGTCTTGCTGTGTATGGAATTGATTCTGAAATAATTGTTGCCGAGGGGACAGCTTGGCCATGGAAAGAAGGGGCAATGGTACATAACACTCCATTGAGCCAGCAAAATGTTCGAGTGTCCATTGATAATATTATAGACGGGAAGTCTGTACTTCCGGTTCCTTGGGATGAAAATGTAAGGGTTGCTGAAGTGTTTGGAAGCTTTGCACAGTGGCCTAAATCTTTGGTTTTGTTAGAAAATAAAGAGGTAAAGTTGTAAAGTCGCTGAATATTCctatcaattttatgctaaatttttGATAAATTAACAATGCATCATTTGAATATATTACATTTTTTATAATGGATGAATCTGCAGGATAATCCTAATGAGAAGCTTAAAGACCATGCAAAGTCAAAAGATCCCAAGGAGTGCGATAATGATTTTCAACATGGTGATGATACCATTGTTCACCTAAACAAGGACGAGGTAAACACCATGTACCTTAGTTggggtgtaacacccgcgaatttcccattttgacatttaaaatttatttagccgttcaattaccttattttatatttttaaactatttaatttaattaattcatttcaagcacgattttaatgaaaagaatatttttaaagtacgtattattaaattatattctgAGACATAATTTATATGagaataaatgtatacgtatttttggtcggataataatagtgacggtaataataataatttccgtctcaatttccgtctagctatagaccgtcacattttcatatgtAAGACTATCCTTAACCTCGACCAATCAAAATTCAACAACACTCATACACCTACTCACTCACACCccacatttatatattattattattattattattattattattatatatattatatatattattatgatgactatattattattgttgttgataccGTGTCCTAGGCATCCCCACCCTTcctctttctttccttctttcgtCCTTTTCCTTTATAAACAGCAACAACACAGCGAAGCAGCAGCATCAATGGCACGCCCCATTTCCGTCTCCTTCTATCCCCATttcctcccttatttctcaaccaaattcaatgATTTTTGCACCACTAGCTTCCTCTCTCCgccctcgttcttttaaggtaagaaagcttaCGTTTTGACTTATTTTCGAAATGGGCATCTTATTACAAATTCGGTTTTGGTAACTCAAACAACCCGTTTTTCCTCCCTTTTTAGTTGAAGACCTCGAATAATGAAGAAAAGCTCGTGCTTTGGACGTTTTCACTCGGGAATTCGAagagttaaggtaacggtgataggttactcgacaatgagtcgatatttcgCCCTTTCTACTCAGTTTTCACTCTTATTTGCTGTAAAGTTTAGTCCTTTATGTCCGTTATTAACGTGGTTGCATATGCGAATTTATTGGTCTTTGTTACATGGTCATCGAGTGCTTTTTATAGTCTGTTTTACCTTGATGAAATCGGGTATGGGGTGGTTGTTTTGAGTTCGGTTTCCGTCTCAAAAGGACGGGTGTTTGTAGCTTCTTTTCCTGGTTTTGGGTCGAGCTTGGTGATGGTTAATTATGGCGGTTATTCGCATTTGAGTCGTGCATACTTCAGTCTCAACTATACCTTCGAAATCTGTTTTCATTCGAGTGGAACAGTCTGCTAGGGTCCGGGGTTGAAACCGAGACAGGGGGAGTCCGTGAGCCCCGTTTCGGGCATGTTTTATGGGCAGGTTTTGGAGACGAGTTCTTGTCGAGTCTGGGAGACGGGTTGTATGCGTTTTAGGACCATTGTGAGTTACTTTGTGCAGATGGTCTGTATGGTACCAATTGGGAATGTTTTCGAATCTGTTTAGGATGGACAGATGGGTGTTTGTCTTGGGACGGGTATGTGGAGTGTCGAGGTTGTATTGACTCGGGTGTTGGAGCCGTTTTGCAGGCTACTGGCAGCCGCATAATGGCATTTGAGTGGACGGTTTTAGGCGGTCATGGGACGATATTTAAGTGTCGAAATGGGTTGTTGGTTTTGGGATGTGTGAACCATTAAATTCCATCTTGTTTATGCTCGATAATCCCGTGTCAAATAGCTCTTTATGGATCGTGATGGGTACGATTTTGGTGGTCGGCGTGGTTGGTCGGTGACTGGCCGTGGGTCGGTGGCGTAGCCGCGGTTGGTAACTCGTGTCAGTGGACAAGGTTGATGAGTAGcaagggttgtttttgtttttaaaagATAGGCTCACTATTCCTCTTTTGTTGGGCTAACTATTTCTCTTTTGTTGGGCTTGTCATGCTTTGCCTACTAGGCTCACCTTATTTTATCTATTAGATTGGTGTGCTCTTTGTGGTTGGACTTACATGCTCTCCTTTTGTTATGCTTGTGTGCCTTTGGTTTGGTCAACCCATCATCATGAGAATGTCTAAAAATGACCCACTTGAGTCGGTTCCATTTTACTCCGTAAATTCATTTAACGTAAATTATTTCTCATCGCtccttatattttatttaaccggcatgttaaattataaagtggaatatttattaatataagacaagtatgagttatttattgttaaataattatttgtgaagggtcatatccttgataatgtcttgtattgttcggtgctcgtggtcctatcggacactaggggtgagccatgggccctctagttgcgatatgatcgtcaggaccgatgttcccatccgtacttatggcgagatgcaagccataagtatgagtgtgacattaataatttcgtcccatgtacttgtttgttgtactggtttattttatttaaccggcacgtataattatgaaatgagatgtttatttatatgttacaagcatgaaaagggtgttataaataattacttgtaagaatcGTATTCTTGtggaaatgccatattaccatcgtatgtgcttgacataccTTTGCCctgcttgtgttgttctggcaagcaTGGGTTTGACCTactcgtgctgttctggcgagtacggttttggcctacttgtgctgttctggcaagtacggcttttggccacttgtgctgttctggcaagtgagccttatcttagtctttccgccactttcgtgctgttctggcgattgaggtactcggtctccatgagtagtcgagtcttgggtgcgtgctgtgctggcgcacgtcgaatcgggatgtacacccgagaatctgcagatttagactaggaccgtattattatcgtagtcctacccggggaaattatagtctaagagtgataaatgtcttgcattatttggatggttactttggtcatatctccttgaaatacgtgctcgtggctaagtggccgTGTCTGCtatcttgtctttcatattatttaattgtctcacatgaacaGTTTAACCGTcatcatgctaatgttgatctatctcgttccatctcatttaatcaccATGTTTAAACATAAACTTGACATCCCTATTTTTGTAagagtcttacatgacttacctgttttagttctttgttattttcgtttcgacattttgtggctgggagaaccttgagttactccccactgactgtggcgttcatgtttacatgaatgacaggtattagtgatgcattcttggggtgaagacatgtgtgagctagcgagcacttcggcctagtagttggtttattaggattgtttagacctaccttttattgtattgtcattcgagggatatattttccctcacctcgactatcacgtttgtataatttaaaatctttatttccgcactctttatttatgttttggattttggtTGAACCCGcggtttaaattttaaaagtttcaaaaattccctaaaattctgtattttattagttatattttccgctttatcgcggggtgtcgcagttggtatcagagcctatgttgctcccgacgcacacacgtgtaccccaaatttaaatttgaacttgaccttgaataatgaatgagagatgggtagacttaaggacctaaggtggtagtctataGTGTatttgctatttgttaggttctaacatgtttgttgattgtcatttaatatttGTTGTGCCTTTGGATCATGACCGTGAACTTACAATATGGTGATCAAGAGTTGGTGCCTATTACTGAGGATTGAagattgttcaacctttgaagaacgCTTCTACTTCCATGAAAATGtatctcattctttgtgtaccatGCCATGTTCTTCACTTCTTAATGCTTATtccttcttctaaatcctcttttcttttcccttgtaagtcactcttgtatcccctaacttgtcctttgttcattgctaatcctcccttaacgccttttgatggtaTTATTTCTTTTGAGTAATGTTGatcttggttggaaaatttgacttttgtggAAAGTTTGTGATGTTAGAAATACTTAGGTAGTGGATGAGACACACTTGGTGGTTCTAATACCTAGATCTTtaataaagtgagtatatttgattggtggattttgtgtgtcaagtgtgagttgcatttgttactaaggttatagaacttggctttgtggTTTATGTTTGTGGTTTGTAAGGCTTGGtaagtgtagtgagacgtgtcttgggatactagtgtTTAGTTCTTGATATAAAATGGAtggaattgaatggtggatttgaggatataggtttgactaagtaagtcgagtttatAATTGActttcgtaatcactttggacatgagagcTTGATAATGTATATGTGACCAAATGAGAAAAGCtaatggtgggattattagttggtctaagtgagtgattTTGATttctacttgaggtatggtacgaaagtgagactaagctacatgGTCGGaaagtcttagcacttgttttagtaactagaaagggtaatggtatggttgacaccaattgttaggttaaagaacatggtttcaatttatggttttcggaactttgaggtggtaaagtgttgttacatttaagaccttgtttcttgggaatgttgtgattataagttttgttgttaggaagtttcaTAACCGCTTAGAATGACGTTGCTGTTTGAAGTTTGAGTACttggcatttccttgttgtctagttcccttcttctttgatcataagcgttaccgttcatacctctcttcctcgcttcatcttgcttctcccttaagtttgattctagtgacctataaaaactctacCTTTGACATTCCTATtgttttgacttcaattcttacctctACGATGCTCATCATAGCTCTTtgtgttggttaagtttgaactctcttagcttactttttatttatgttgtctaaattgcctttcattttatataatgtttaactttcaagctaccattgTTGTTTCGTctttaaaagtttatgttacttttaccaAACCTTACCTAttataaaaattttgaaaatgaaaatttgatttaattccacattcgttccttgagtatagacttctttatcatgattttaattgctaaacctgtGATCTCTTTAAATTTTACccaatttctattaactttgatctatttatgatttctttgtcaaagtttaatgttatattttcgaaaacttaactcctttttgagtttaccatgaatcttttaattttcatttggcttttacaaaagaaaatttgagtggattacctttttcttttgggtttaacgttgataggatgttagaactcgttattggagacgtttgataacttgttctacgcttgtcggcgagtgatttttttgtcttaaatttgtctttgacttggaaagttaacgttcttgtgtgcacgacaagagcaatttcgttccatgaatgagacctaTACTTTGGAAAACTCTTCATAAATGTTttgaaagcattttgattttcgatttatacaaatgattggCCTTCTTACcctatctttgatttggaatgtgatgttcttgaatacgtaacgggAGCACTTCCGTTCTTTTGATGAGAATCTAGTTccgtcggaaaattttatttgaaacttttgaaagaattttaattcttacgataagtaaccttttaaatgttttggttaccgattccaaagttcagttttatttttataatctttcatttctactttcaagtttcgaggacgaaactttttaaaagatggggtgattgtaacacccccgaatttcccattttgacatttaaaatttatttagccgttcaattaccttattttatatttttaaactatttaatttaattaattcatttcaagcacgattttaatgaaaagaatatttttaaagtacgtattattaaattatattctgAGACATAATTTATATGAGAATAAATgaatacgtatttttggtcggataataatagtgacggtaataataataatttccgtctcaatttccgtctagctatagaccgtcacattttcatatgtAAGACTATCCTTAACCTCGACCAATCAAAATTCAACAACACTCATACACCTACTCACTCACACCccacatttatatattattattattattattattattattattattattattattattattattattattattattattattattattattattattatgatgactATATTATTACTGTTGTTGATACCGTGTCCTAGGCATCCCCACCCTTcctctttctttccttctttcgtCCTTTTCCTTTATAAACAGCAACAACACAGCGAAGCAGCAGCATCAATGGCACGCCCCATTTCCGTCTCCTTCTATCCCCATttcctcccttatttctcaaccaaattcaatgATTTTTGCACCACTAGCTTCCTCTCTCCgccctcgttctt is a window encoding:
- the LOC141642563 gene encoding uncharacterized protein LOC141642563 translates to MDRSWMYGQRDFDFLRRLDEEFISCAVKHQRLHDNDRLICPCSLCQNRKRVNSVNELREHLIVKGFTSYYNVWIWHGENDNDIRSSSNINTNITLDNTEEIRNDDEHCNANEISDDVIDKGDKVEGENIDVMMDDLEKDFIECPIMFQRMVSDSKKPLYPACLKFTRLSALLKLYTLKAGNGWSDKSFTALLELLSNMLPEGNELPTTTYECKKILCPLATKYQKIHACPNDCILYRNEYNELIECPRCGDSRYKRRDNDNGGKKGGPAKTLWYLPIIPRFRRMFANRKDVEYMLWHHKGRNNDGRLRHVADAPQWRTFDRTFPNFGKEPRNLRLGLCTDGINPFGTLSTQHSCWPVMLIIYNIPHWLTNKSKYILLTLLISGPKQPGNDIDVYLAPLIEDLKMLWNDGVQVFDAATGLEFQMHAMLYCTINDFPAYGNLSGYRLKTDKGCPVCLNDTESDWLENSGKYAYPGSRRLLPLDHEYRKKKKAFYGKTEHRPPPLFLSGKQYYNQVKNITREFGKPYVPPPAGVYHTKKSIFWELPYWEYLSVRHCIDVMHVEKNVFDSIIGTLLNMPNKTKDGVKARNDMFARGRLELKPIERGKRIYIPPSCTTLSKKEKTVVCESLKGTKVPHGYCSNISRFVSVKDSKLVGMKSHDCHVMLTQILPVAIRSVLPNHVRQVITKLYLFFNAINSKDIDPDTLDVLQAEVVVTLCEMEMYFPISFFDIMVHLIVHLVREIKLCGPVFQRSMWAMEREMGTYKRRMKNRYRPEGSIVEATIACETIEFCVDYMANVQPIGLPGSRHEGRLLGKGTLGKKRIRVDRECFKKAHMYVLQHMTEVHPYLTEHLASLKQQNPHKRDTWLMSEHNRTFVDWFKDKVMNELSNSSNNVSDNLRWLAHGPKPKIISFEGYDINGFCFYTSRQDSKSTMQNSGVTVVASSKEYVGRSKDLVDITRSYYGIIDDIWELEYVTFNVPLFRCKWADSNKGVTVDDMEFILVNFNVVGHMDDPFILASQVKQVFYIEDPLDKRWSVVCYGKRRILGVEGVADEEEYDQLDDLPPISVKRQSVHDIRVETYLREDHDEGLWYIMADTDNTMSTNNQDSRAKRKRKGKKGKKGEPKEPKSIKFDKVDRPIESKANIC